The DNA window AGCAGCATCAGCGCGAGCAGGCCGGTCACCTCGCTGTCGTGGGGCAGCAGCGCGTGCATCGCCCGGGTCAGCCGGATCGCCTCCTCGGACAGGTCCACCCGGCGCAGGTCCGCACCGAGGCTGGCGGTGTGGCCCTCGGTGAAGATCAGGTAGAGCACGTGCAGCACGGCGGCGAGCCGTTGCTCCCGCTCCGCCGGCTCCGGCATCCGGAACGGGACGCCCGAGCCGCGGATGCTCTGCTTCGCCCGGCTGATCCGCTGCGCCATGGTGGCCTCGGGCACGAGGAACGCGCGGGCGATCTCGGCCGTGCTGAGCCCGCCGACCGCCCGCAGGGTCAGCGCGATGGCGGATCCCGTCGACAGGCTGGGATGGCAGCACAGGAACAGCAGGACGAGCGTGTCGTCGCGGTCCGCGGGCAGCTCCTCGTCGGCCGCCGGGGCCGCACGACGGTGGTCCGGCTCGCGCCGGGCCGCGCGCTGCTCGCGCTCGCGGCGGGCCGTCTCGCCGCGCACCAGCTCGATCATCCGCCGGTACGCGACCTGCACCAGCCAGCCCCGCGGGTTGTCCGGCAGCCCCTCGTCGGGCCACTGGGTGGCCGCGGCCAGCAGTGCCTCCTGCACCGCGTCCTCGGCGGTGGCGAAGTCACCGAACCGACGGGCGAGCACGCCGAGGACCTGCGGCGCCAGCTCGCGCAGCAGGTCCTCGACGGTCGGCTCCCGGGCGTCCAGGGGTCACATCTCCTGCGGCGGCGCCGACATGACGGGGTGCACCTCGATCGGCATGTTCAGCGGCCGGCCGCCGGGGCCGGGCGCCGTCGAGATGTGCGCCGCGATCTTCACCGCCCGCTCCGGGCTCTCGCAGTCGACGATCCAGTACCCGGCGAGGAACTCCTTGGTCTCGGCGAACGGGCCCTCGGTGACGACCGGCGCGCCGTTGGCGCCCGCCCGCACGACCCGGGCCTGCTGCGGGCCGCCCAGCCCCTGGGCGTCCACCCACTCCCCGTCGGCGCGGAGCTTGGCGTTGACATCCTGCATGAAGCCGATGTGCGCCCGGATCTCCTCCGGCGACCAGGTGTCGATCGACGGGAAGTCGGTGTTGGCGGCGCTGAACTGCATCAACAGCATGTACTTCACGGCTGGCTCCTCACGGCTGCGCACCGATTCTCGGTGCTTTCGCCCGTAGGTAGAAGCCGCCACCCCGCCCTCGACATCCGCGGCCGGGAAATTTCCCGGAGTTCCCCACCAGCCAGCGCGGAAGGGGACGCGGCAGCCGCCGACGCGAGGTGCCGCGTCGGGCAGCACCAGGAGGCAATGGCCGCGCTCGACTCGCCGCTCCAGCGCTTCGCCGCCGACCACGCCGAACGACTGGAGGCGCTCGGCGACAGGCCGGGTGAACTGCGGCAGCAGGCCAGGACAGCGGCGGCGCGGATCGACCTCGCCGTGACGTGGCTGTAGCGGCTCAACAGCTTCACAGGCACTTCACAGCGGCTACGGTTAGGCTCCCCGGTTGAGTGGCGGCGTTCCAGGGTGGGACGCGCGCCTCCGTCAGCGGGAGTGACGATGGTCTTCAAGAAGATGTTGAGCGCGTTCGGCGTGGGCGGCCCCAGCGTGGACACGGTGCTGGCCAACCCGAACACCCGGCCCGGCCTCGCGCTCGAGGGCCAGGTCAACCTGGTCGGCGGCGACAGCCCGGCGGCCATCGAGCACATCGCCGTCAGCCTGGTCACCCGGGTCGAGATCGAGGGCGGCGACCACGAGTACGCGGGCATCATGGAGTTTTACCGGATGCCGGTCAGCGGTGCCTTCGAGCTGGCGCCGAAGCAGCAGCTGTCGATCCCGTTCCAGCTGCCGGTGCCGTGGGAGACCCCGATCACCGACGTGTACGGCCAGCGCCTGCACGGCATGACAATGGGCCTGCGGACCGAGGTGGCGGTGGCCCGGGCGGTCGACAAGAGCGACCTCGACCAGGTGGCGGTCCACCCGCTGCCGGTGCACGAGCGCATCCTGGACGCGTTCGCCCGGCTCGGCTTCCGGTTCAAGGGCGCCGACCTGGAGCGCGGCCACATCTACGGCGTGCAGCAGACGCTGCCGTTCTACCAGGAGATCGAGTACTTCGCCGCGCCGCAGTACGCGGCGCAGGGCGTCAACGAGGTCGAGCTGACCTTCGTCACCAGCCAGAGCGGCATCGACGTGGTGCTCGAGTGCGACAAGCGGGGCGGCTTCCTCACCCCCGGCCACGACGTGTTCGGCCGGTACACGGTGGCGCACGCCGACGCCGACCGCGTCGACTGGGTGCAGGTGGTCGACGGCTGGCTGCGGGAGACCACCGGGCGCTACGGGCAGCTGCGCGGCCAGGCGGGCTTCGGCGCCCCGCACGGCTACCACGCGCCGCACGGCCACCACGGCCACGGCCGGGGCCCGGGGATGGGCGGGGTCGTGGCCGGCGCCGCGCTGGGCGCGGTCGGCGGCCTGGTCGCCGGGGAGATGATCGAGGACGCCATCGAGGGCGACTTCGCCGAGGACTGGGGCTTCGGCGACGACTGACCGTCGACACACGACGGCGGCCTCCGGGAGTGCTCCCGGAGGCCGCCGTTCCGCTCGGGGCGGATCACCGCCCGGTCAGTGCCGGGCCTTGCGCTCGGTGGCGCTGCGGTAGTTGCTCCCCGCCTTGGCCAGGCCCCGGCTGCCCAGGTAGCCGATCGTCAGCAGGGTGATGAAGAACCAGGCCTGCGGCGCGCGGAAGATGTCCACGCCGACCGAGTTCTTGCCGACCAGGTACGAGGCGATCAGCACCGCCGCGACCGAGGCGGCGTAGACCCAGAACTCGGTGGTCTTGAACGCGTTCTTGGTCTCGGTGCCGGGCGCCTGCATCGCCTCCCGGTGCCCGTCGTACATCGCCGGCATCGGCCGGGTGGGCGCCTCCTGCATCGGGCGGTTCGGCGCCTCCTGCGCCGTCGGCCGGTTCATGGGCCTGGTGGATGCGGCCTGCGTGCTCATCTGGTCCTCCTCAGGATTTGATGAGTCTTACCTCGCCCCCGCCCCGCTACCGCGTGTCGGCCACGGCACGGTTCGCGTTCCCGGCGGGGGCACCCCCCGTCTACCCGGAGGCCCGGCGGGGTAACGCCCGGCGGGCCCCTGATGACAGCCGTCAGCGCAGGCCGTTGCCCAGCGACGCTCACCGGCACGTCCGGGTCCGAGTGACGACGCCGTCCCCGCC is part of the Micromonospora olivasterospora genome and encodes:
- a CDS encoding RNA polymerase sigma factor; the protein is MLARRFGDFATAEDAVQEALLAAATQWPDEGLPDNPRGWLVQVAYRRMIELVRGETARREREQRAARREPDHRRAAPAADEELPADRDDTLVLLFLCCHPSLSTGSAIALTLRAVGGLSTAEIARAFLVPEATMAQRISRAKQSIRGSGVPFRMPEPAEREQRLAAVLHVLYLIFTEGHTASLGADLRRVDLSEEAIRLTRAMHALLPHDSEVTGLLALMLLTEARAAARTGPSGELISLADQDRDRWDAAAIAEGTALVTAAIARGPVGPYQLQAAIAALHDEAPTAERTDWPQILALYEVLEKLSANPVVSLNRAVATAMAHGPAVGLDALAALDADPRLAGHHRLHAARAHLYEMAGDAPRAMTHYRAAADRTTSLPEQHYLRMRAARLADADA
- a CDS encoding YciI family protein, with the translated sequence MLLMQFSAANTDFPSIDTWSPEEIRAHIGFMQDVNAKLRADGEWVDAQGLGGPQQARVVRAGANGAPVVTEGPFAETKEFLAGYWIVDCESPERAVKIAAHISTAPGPGGRPLNMPIEVHPVMSAPPQEM
- a CDS encoding sporulation protein, giving the protein MVFKKMLSAFGVGGPSVDTVLANPNTRPGLALEGQVNLVGGDSPAAIEHIAVSLVTRVEIEGGDHEYAGIMEFYRMPVSGAFELAPKQQLSIPFQLPVPWETPITDVYGQRLHGMTMGLRTEVAVARAVDKSDLDQVAVHPLPVHERILDAFARLGFRFKGADLERGHIYGVQQTLPFYQEIEYFAAPQYAAQGVNEVELTFVTSQSGIDVVLECDKRGGFLTPGHDVFGRYTVAHADADRVDWVQVVDGWLRETTGRYGQLRGQAGFGAPHGYHAPHGHHGHGRGPGMGGVVAGAALGAVGGLVAGEMIEDAIEGDFAEDWGFGDD